The following coding sequences are from one Cervus canadensis isolate Bull #8, Minnesota chromosome 4, ASM1932006v1, whole genome shotgun sequence window:
- the LOC122441001 gene encoding olfactory receptor 7A17-like — translation MEPGNETQISEFLLLGLSKKIELQPLIFGLFLSMYLITVIGNLLIILAVSSDPHLHTPMYFFLSNLSFVDICFTSTTIPKMLKNIQTENKVITYGGCITQIHFFLLFATMEIFLLTVMAYDRFVAICHPLHYTIIMNPRACGLLVLMSWIMSVLNSLLQSLMVLWLSFCTDLEIPHFFCEITQVVQLACSDTFLNDIVLYFASVLLGSVSLTGILYSYSRIVSSIRRISSAQGKYKAFSSCASHLSVVSLFYCTALGVYLSSGTTHSSQSSATASVMYTVVTPMLNPFIYSLRNKDLRRALRRIIGMALYTGQLSLG, via the coding sequence ATGGAGCCAGGGAATGAGACacaaatttcagaatttcttcttctgggattatCAAAGAAAATAGAACTTCAGCCCCTTATATTTGGACTTTTCCTCTCCATGTACCTGATCACTGTGATtggaaacctgctcatcatcctggctGTCAGCTCagacccccacctccacacccccatgtacttctttctcTCCAACCTGTCCTTTGTAGACATCTGcttcacctccaccaccatcccaAAGATGCTGAAGAATATACAGACAGAGAACAAAGTAATAACCTACGGAGGCTGCATCACCCAGatacactttttcctgctctttgccACAATGGAGATCTTCCTCCTGaccgtgatggcctatgaccgcttcgTGGCCATCTGCCATCCTCTGCACTACACAATCATCATGAACCCCCGGGCCTGTGGACTGCTGGTTCTGATGTCCTGGATAATGAGTGTCCTGAATTCCTTGTTACAGAGCTTAATGGTGTTGTGGCTGTCCTTCTGTACAGACTTGGAAATCCCCCACTTTTTCTGTGAGATTACTCAGGTGGTCCAACTCGCCTGTTCTGACACCTTTCTTAATGACATTGTTCTGTATTTTGCATCTGTGCTGCTAGGCAGTGTTTCCCTCACTGGTATCCTCTACTCCTACTCTAGGATAGTTTCCTCCATACGAAGAATCTCATCAGCCCAGGGGAAGTATAAAGCATTTTCTTCCTGCGCATCTCACCTCTCAGTTGTCTCCTTGTTTTACTGTACAGCCTTAGGAGTGTATCTCAGCTCTGGTACTACCCACAGCTCACAGTCAAGTGCCACAGCCTCagtgatgtacactgtggtcacacccatgctgaaccccttcatctacagtcTGAGGAACAAAGACCTAAGGAGGGCTCTGAGAAGAATCATTGGCATGGCCCTCTATACGGGCCAATTGTCCCTGGGCTGA